The genomic DNA AAAACGTGTAAGCAAAAGATTATATCGTCAATTCCAGAATAGCTAGTTGCTTTGTAACATCTGAATTCGGTTTAGGTGTTTTCTTCACCTAAGTAAATCGTACGAATATCACTAGGTAAATTTTCTTCTAATATACGATAACCTTCTTGAAGAAAACCGGCTACTTGGTCAGGGGAAATTTTTTCACCTTCAGCTTGTAAATAGGCCGCAATACGGGTTTCGCTCCAGTGAAAAGTTTGAGCCATTAACACAATTAAGCGTAAAATTGGCGGTAGTTGGTCAAGTGCTTGTTCTATGTAAAACCAGAATGGTGGTGAAGTATCTTTGAGTGAATAATGTATAGATTCAGTTGGTGGTAGTTTAATGTCATTAATGCAAAAAGCAGTTAAATTAATTAACCAATTTTGCAAAGTTAATATTTCTTGTCCTGTTTCTGGGTTAGTTAAATAAAGTCCACCTAATTCATCGTATATATGTTTCCAAGTCAATGCAAATAAATAATCTGCCTGGACAGGCGATCGCGCTGAATGTTGAATTAAGGTATATACTATAGGACTATAACGGCAAAAAATAGCAGTAAAGTATTTACCTTGCTCTGGATAGCGCCTAAACATATTCAGCAATTCTTGGTCACTTTGATGAAAAAGCGACTTAATTAACGGATGATTAGCTTCTGGAAAGTTAGGAATTTGCACAAGCGTTTTAGTAAATGGTTGTTAAAATATACAGAATAAAGGTTAATAAACAGTAATTGGTAATTGGTAAACTTTATTCTGTCACCCGTTCCCTGTCACCTGTTCCCTGTTCCTGAGATAAACTAGATAAGATGACGGTATGCTAGTCTTTATTGACAATACTAAAAGCCGCTACTTTATACAATCTTCATTTATTCATGGTTATAGCAGCTAATTTAATACCTTTCCCTGTTAGTCCTTTGACTTTAGCCTCTTTCTTACCTTCTCTAGCCTTGGATGGTCTTTTCTCTACCCAAGGCATTATGATTATGTTGTTGGCGGCCTACGCTGGGGCAATGTGGATGTTTCTGACCAGCGCCCCCAAGGTCTACACTGTCATGGTTTCGGACTTGGAAATTGCCAGACAATTATATGAAGGTTTGTTAGATTTGCCCGCTGCGGAAGTACCTTTGCACTATTACTACAACTATGAACAAACCATTGGTGCAACAGGCATTGACCCGCTTTATATGTCTGCTAGTCCCAGTTGGTCAAATAGAACGATGACCAATACCAACGATGGACTGTGGTATCAATTAAAGAAAAATACTCAATTGCACATCATTACTGGTGCGAGTATTG from Okeanomitos corallinicola TIOX110 includes the following:
- a CDS encoding glyoxalase-like domain protein — protein: MVIAANLIPFPVSPLTLASFLPSLALDGLFSTQGIMIMLLAAYAGAMWMFLTSAPKVYTVMVSDLEIARQLYEGLLDLPAAEVPLHYYYNYEQTIGATGIDPLYMSASPSWSNRTMTNTNDGLWYQLKKNTQLHIITGASIGVKNQQRHVCFDHECLEMILMRVEVRGLKFKIRNQKPLNFLVKDYEGRVIEMAEVAG
- a CDS encoding sigma-70 family RNA polymerase sigma factor produces the protein MQIPNFPEANHPLIKSLFHQSDQELLNMFRRYPEQGKYFTAIFCRYSPIVYTLIQHSARSPVQADYLFALTWKHIYDELGGLYLTNPETGQEILTLQNWLINLTAFCINDIKLPPTESIHYSLKDTSPPFWFYIEQALDQLPPILRLIVLMAQTFHWSETRIAAYLQAEGEKISPDQVAGFLQEGYRILEENLPSDIRTIYLGEENT